A stretch of the Malus sylvestris chromosome 10, drMalSylv7.2, whole genome shotgun sequence genome encodes the following:
- the LOC126586650 gene encoding 2-oxoglutarate-dependent dioxygenase 19-like — protein MAATDLMVKVNSSQVCRDHPPPKPTTIKKLIAESQDTNGNFIVPPTYTYTNNNNPHDDQKAFEEDTEAATIPTVDFSLLTTSATPEQRSKAINDLGKACQDWGFFMVINHGVPESLMKVILDGCEGFFDLTEEEKQEFEGKHVLDPIRCGTSFNTSVENVRFWRDFLKVFVYPEFHFPSKPAGFSELASEYCKRTREVTRELLKGISESLGLEATDIDKALDVESAGLQIFIANLYPPCPQPELAMGMPPHSDHGLLTLLMQNGISGLQVQHKGKWVNVNAAPYSFLVNTGDHLEIFSNGKYRSNIHRAVLNNKSTRISVATPTGPSLETVVTPTPKLVDTAKHPAAAYIGMKYKDYLELQQGGVLDGKVILDRVRAGVSNSE, from the exons ATGGCTGCAACTGATCTAATGGTTAAGGTTAACTCGTCACAAGTTTGCCGCGATCATCCACCACCCAAACCGACCACCATAAAAAAGCTTATTGCGGAATCACAAGACACCAACGGCAACTTCATTGTTCCTCCCACTTATACCTACACAAACAATAATAATCCCCACGATGATCAGAAAGCTTTCGAAGAAGATACAGAAGCAGCAACCATTCCGACCGTTGACTTCTCTCTTCTCACAACATCTGCTACTCCTGAACAGCGCTCTAAAGCCATCAACGACCTCGGCAAAGCCTGCCAGGACTGGGGCTTCTTCATG GTGATCAATCATGGTGTGCCAGAGAGTCTGATGAAGGTAatcttggatggttgtgaaGGCTTTTTTGATCTGACGGAGGAGGAGAAGCAGGAGTTTGAAGGGAAGCATGTGTTGGACCCCATCAGATGCGGGACCAGCTTCAATACCTCTGTGGAGAATGTTCGGTTTTGGAGGGATTTTCTCAAGGTTTTTGTATATCCTGAGTTTCACTTCCCCTCTAAACCTGCTGGCTTCAG TGAGCTTGCATCAGAGTATTGCAAAAGAACAAGAGAAGTGACAAGGGAGCTACTGAAAGGAATATCAGAAAGCCTGGGGTTGGAGGCCACAGACATAGACAAGGCCTTGGATGTGGAATCAGCTGGCTTGCAAATCTTCATTGCAAACCTGTATCCTCCTTGTCCACAGCCTGAACTTGCAATGGGGATGCCTCCTCATTCTGATCATGGCCTCTTGACCCTTCTCATGCAGAATGGGATCAGTGGCCTTCAAGTGCAACACAAGGGTAAATGGGTCAACGTCAATGCTGCACCCTACTCCTTCCTTGTCAACACTGGCGATCACCTTGAG ATATTTAGCAATGGAAAGTACAGGAGCAACATTCACAGGGCAGTGTTGAACAACAAATCAACAAGAATATCGGTAGCCACTCCGACTGGCCCATCACTTGAAACAGTAGTTACACCTACACCAAAGTTGGTAGACACTGCAAAGCATCCGGCAGCAGCATATATTGGCATGAAGTACAAGGACTACTTGGAGCTTCAACAAGGCGGCGTACTTGATGGGAAAGTCATCTTGGATCGTGTACGTGCGGGGGTTTCAAACTCTGAATAG